Proteins from a genomic interval of Echeneis naucrates chromosome 21, fEcheNa1.1, whole genome shotgun sequence:
- the tmem198aa gene encoding transmembrane protein 198-B produces MTSTSQLLGLAEVGLRCDQEIERKYEIVPSVVCSMCCLFGIIYCFFGYRCFKAVLFLTGLMFGSVVIFMLCYKERVMDTQLSVEASVGIGLGIGTLCGLVTMLVRSVGLFMVGLLLGLLVGVASLVVMEEFYHPKTVWVPLGILLGSGTLFAVLTLQWQCFFVTFSTATFGSAIITVTVDYFIELFALVHYIYERLRVAPKKPVCWFTWVILGVWPVLALLGVLIQWKVTAEGFSHTEVVLSRQQRRVQLMRIRQREERLKKEREKKKKKRRQTQSSAPPKIPPPQTEPGYHHKSNSKSCFDGDVLSPSYIRSFRDRQTDRRAYSHSRMMSRSRMAELDYDCGSQVPLTVPSGHPVRI; encoded by the exons ATGACTTCTACCAGTCAACTATTGGGTTTGGCAGAGGTCGGGCTCAGGTGTGACCAGGAGATTGAGAGGAAGTATGAGATTGTGCCATCAGTGGTCTGCTCCATGTGCTGCCTCTTTGGAATCATATACTGCTTCTTTG GTTATCGATGCTTCAAGGCCGTATTGTTCCTCACAGGCCTAATGTTTGGCTCTGTGGTCATCTTCATGCTGTGTTACAAGGAGAGGGTGATGGACACTCAGCTGAGTGTAGAAGCCTCAGTTGGCATTGGCCTTGGCATTGGGACCCTGTGTGGTCTGGTGACAATGCTGGTTCGCAGTGTTGGACTGTTTATGGTGGGCCTGCTGCTTGGCCTGCTGGTTGGAGTGGCTTCACTGGTG gtCATGGAAGAGTTCTACCATCCCAAAACAGTGTGGGTTCCTCTGGGTATCCTCTTAGGTTCTGGGACATTATTTGCTGTCCTCACTCTTCAGTGGCAGTGCTTTTTTGTCACCTTCTCCACAGCCACCTTTGGCTCTGCCATCATCACCGTCACCGTGGATTATTTTATTGAGCTGTTTGCCCTGGTACACTACATCTATGAGCGACTCAGG GTGGCACCGAAGAAACCAGTGTGCTGGTTCACTTGGGTCATTTTGGGAGTCTGGCCTGTCCTGGCTTTGCTCGGAGTGCTGATCCAGTGGAAAGTCACAGCAGAGGGGTTTTCTCACACAGAAG TGGTTTTGAGTCGACAGCAACGCAGGGTTCAGCTCATGCGTATCCGGCAGAGGGAAGAGAGGCtaaagaaggagagggagaagaagaagaagaaaaggcgACAGA CCCAGAGCTCTGCGCCTCCTAAAATCCCCCCTCCTCAGACTGAACCTGGCTACCACCACAAGTCCAATTCCAAAAGTTGCTTTGATGGAGATGTGCTGTCACCG AGCTACATCAGGAGTTtcagggacagacagactgacagacggGCATACTCCCACAGTCGGATGATGAGCCGATCCCGGATGGCTGAACTCGACTACGACTGTGGCTCTCAAGTGCCCCTCACCGTCCCCAGTGGACACCCAGTTCGTATCTGA